The Pyxicephalus adspersus chromosome 1, UCB_Pads_2.0, whole genome shotgun sequence sequence GCTGGCTCGGGAAAGGATGTCAGGACGATGCAGGACACGATGtaagacacctccagatggatcagacttgCCTGCAGgactgaaagtgtattttttttttttttgttttaggcatttttcagtttagtttctctttaaattttagTTAACATAATTTATGAAATGTCTTCCCTCTAGTGGTGGGTAATTAGAATTGAGTCTATTAATTTTCTATTAGACTGGAGCAGCCTTATTCAAAGGTTCTAACTTGAGTAAcctttgaaacaactttcagtttcagggaactcctgctgcaattacaatatccacagctcactttACATTATAGtgctggccagagggaagaatgtctcttacattgctggccagtgaggagaatgtcactcttacagatagctaaaaagattattggtgtcaggtaaactgacatgaaaggcacaaattgctcaaggaacccctagcaacctctagagaaatcctagagtttcacagaaccctggatgagaaaatATTGATGTAGCTCACTGAAGGGTGGTGTCAccatgttcagctttaaaggatgCCAGTCATTAAAGGAATGCTATTGCTCACCTAGCTCTGAGAATGCTAGATACACAGAATATATTTCTATTAAGTGTGAATACCTTATAATATACAAGGTGCACAGACAATCAAGGATTTTCTTTGGTCTACAGCAACATCAAGAAATGAAATTCTATCTAAAGTAAGCAACCATACCCTGATTAACCAAGACTGCTGCCCATCCGTCTCCCAGTGTGCTGCAGTGCATAAAATTACAAAAGACTAAATGTTAGATAAGATGATGCTACCAAAACTAGTTGTATGTCATAATGCACTAAATGATTTCCAATGAATATACAACTGGATTTAGAGTAAGTCCCACTAGACATTCTTTTCAAATGCTGCACTTTCTGGGTAAatgaatttgtgttttaataGAATACACATTTGCACTAAATACCGGTAGTTATTGAAATGCAAAGAAGGATGTAAATGGCAAAACACAGCATTTCACAAGAAAAGGGTTGCAATTGAACTTAAGTTCTCCTTCCTCATGTTACCAGGACTTtctgcatacaaaaatatatgcagTTCAACAGCCTTTGAACTGCTATGTGAACTGGTTAACTATTGTTAATGTCGTTTTGCAGACTTGCATTTGGTACATCTTTCAAACTCAGGAAAACAACACTCATGGATCATAAATGCTAATTGTAAAATATCCACCTGGAGTTTAAGTCTTACATAATGATACAATTTACATATTGATATACTTCACTCATATATAATTGATATGCTGTAATAATGTTTAGTAAGAACTAcagttatgtttcttttttatacagaatgccaagctatttttttattttattttttcatcctcTGCTATTACAAGCATTTGCATAAAAATCCCCAAGGTTGAAATATAGCAACGGGAGTCTCAGAGGTTCCTTACTGCaagttgtttttgtaaataatgtttcATCTAGGcccaaagattgtttttttatgtttgctagATCAGTTTACACAGTTTTGATATCTAAAACAAACCTTACTATTTTGTTGTGGTGTtaggaataaataataatttccctCATCCCCACCACTATTACAATATGTGTTTTAGTTCTGGTATAGACAGTTCTCATCTATGAAAATGTTGTGCTTCTCTTAGGACCACATATAACATACTTCATATCCTTGGATAGCTACAGACACTTATCCCTGTATatgaggggagagggagagagagggagagagagggagagagagggagagagagagagagctctgtATGTGACAATGAATTTCTGGGAAAAAcaggtatttgtaaaaaaaatttcttaaactggaaaatgaaaaataatataaccaCCACTAGGGACTGATAAAACTGCTATAGATctgcggtccccaacctgtggtcctggctctggccagtgcacgccccagtggggtcaggagaaggacccctggAAGGGGGGACCATGTTTcatgtatgcattgcaggcttagggcggtgtATCTGGAGAGttggcaggttctggtatcatgacctcagtcagtttcttcccctttgcagAGTCCAGagcccgtaaatttagtggtccgtgaagtcCAAAGGTTGCGAACCACTGCTATAGATTACATTCTTGTTCTGTAAGACATTGTTAAAACTAACATGTAAATTCTGGCATTAGCAGTGCCTAGAGTTGGCCTTAGCCCTTTTACCATCAGCACCTCCTGACTGATCCATCTCTATAAAGGATGACTACATTAGTCAATAGGTTTTTTCTTACTTGCTTTCTTTTAAAGATCATGACACTTTTAcgttaacatttttattcaatccaaaaaaaatacaatttacatgacATAACTGATACCAGTGCACAACAAAGGCATGCTCATGTGTCAGTCTTTTCGGAATTTCTGTCCCATGACAGTGATTCACATATAAATAATACACTTTTTTCTAAGTGTAAATTTTATTGTACTTAGTCGTTTCAAAACAGGAACTAGAAcagcagaagaaaaaatgtaagaCAAAATCTTAAtgtgtgtttgctaacataatGCGATGaattcagaaaaaataaagattttatagtaCATGTAGTATTCTATAATAAACTCTTGAATGTTGTGTAATGATTAACATGTGATCTACCTTTGCTCATTTTTTGATCTCCACACCACTTTCAATGGCTCCTTGCGGTCTTTGCAGAACAGGATCATTTCTAAGTGGTACTAGTCTCTGTGTAAAGATACATACACATGAGACAAATATCACCTACATCAGTCTAAAGATATTTGTTACCTCTAATTACAATATTCTAGAATACTACCTTCATTCCATACCAATAGCCATTGAACAGTGAAGATTTGCAATATTTCACAAGAAGACCCACCCAGTACTGACCCACATTTCAGCTGATTTTAGAATTCAGAGTTCATTCATAACTTTTAACCCtgcaaaaaatacctattttagtaTGATTCTGCCAATGGCGAAACAAgtatattattaaactttttttgcctGTAATGTGATCACTATCAGCCGCAACCTAAAAATGCTAAGCTCACATTTCACTCTTCAAAGCTTTGGAGGTATCTTGAAAGTTCTAAACTGCCTAACTTATCCAATTCacaaataaatagtataaatgtGCTTCTAAGATGAGGCAATGTGCGTGTCTTGATATAGATAGCTCTGTGAATCATAACAAAAAAGTAAGGATGTCATACTCCCATATAGACTATGTTCACATACATATACATCAATGTTACAttgatacatatacatatatataatatacatatatatatatatatatatacatacatatacatatatatatatatacatacatatacatatacatatatatatactatgttcACATACATATACATCAATGTTGAATATAAAAGTGACCTGTCACTGTATTTTTCTATGAAATTTGCACTGCTTGGCTTGTTATCAGAATTATTACCAATACATGGAATAGTATCCCAGTATTCAGatgtataattttattagaatagaaataaataaataattatttttttggttatcaCAGCCCATCCATTAGCGCTAGAAGATCATCTCCTTTACTGGTACTCTGTACAAGTGTCTCTTCAGATCGAAACTCGCCCATGATGCGGGAAAGCTCCTTATTTCTCTCCTGGTcctggaaaagcaaaaaataaaaattcttcaaCAACAGATtcgaaaaaaaagaaatatgttagCAATGTGTCATCTTAAGCTCTCACTGCTGCCTAgcttaaagaacaaaaaagtacctatttataaaacagcagtAGGGCCCAAGTGTGATCATACCAAAGCAGTTCTACTCAAACCTCCTCCTGCACAATCACAAAGTACTGCTGTGCCCTTTATAATTGTGCTTTGCTTGCTCTGGGAGTTTAGTAAATCCTTATTGATCTCTAataatggaagaaaataaatgtgctgaaaaagcaCCTCACTATCTGTAAATGTTCTTTGCAGCTTTATGCTTTGATATTGTCTTCTAGAACACACAGGGAGTCTTTGTAGtgaaaaatatttactgattAAATATTGGTTGAAACATTACTAGACAACTAGGAACAAATATTGCTTACATTTATAAACGATATAATTTGGTAAAATCCCAATAGCTTTCTTTGGGGAGCCTGGAGAATCATGGGAATACCCAGAATTCACAAGAGGCAGCATAATACTACAACGCTGTCATCACTGTTAACTCTTTACTTACTTCACTGGCTTCAATGTTGATCACTTTGTAAGAGAGCTCTTCGGGTCTTGTCAGTGCTGCATGTCTGTTTGCATGTTAAGAAAAGATTTTGTAAGTTAAGTAACAATCACATGTCCCTATTACATACTTGTTACAGTCAGCACACTTATGCCTTTTTAAACATTCATCTCACATACAATGTaggaatttaattttatatatatatatatatatatatatatatatatatatacacatacacggtatatatatatatatatatatatatataaataaactgtgCATGCAGAATTACATATTAGGTCCTGAAACTATATTTGCTTATGTATTATAACTGTAAGAATAGTGGCATGGATGTCTGACAAATATCTGAAACTCAACagggataaaacagaactcatcatcccccccctgacatatttctaactgttaacaacactgtcattcatCCCTCTCCTCAGGCATGTTGTGTTGGCGTCacctcgattctgccctctcatctacccgacatatttctaactgttaagaacactgttattcggccctcgcCTCAGGCACGTTGTGTTGGCGTCACCTcgattctgccctcccatttaaccccaatatttagaacattttcaggtcctgtcactttcacctgttgaacatttccaaaatctgcccctacctgtccccagagacacCAAACTTCTTaaacacgctcttatcatctctcgcatggactactgtaacatcctcctctctggtattccactaacccgactttctcctctacaatctgttatgaatgctgcagccagattatccatccttcccaccactcctcttctgctgcctctttttgtagttctcttcattggcttccatttcaccttagaatcaaaatcaagctcctgtgctttgtcctCAAATCCCTTTCACAGTTCTTACATTTCTtacacttacttttctgacctgataaaaaatactcctctagagcacttaaaacccattttttcaaacttgcctacccatcttcttctgtctcctaaaaccctcacttcttACCACTACtctatatcccctcctattgtttgctacttcccccacctcctagattgtaagctctttggggcagggtcctctcctcctctgtcactgtctgtatctgtctgttatttgcaacccctatttaatgtacagcgctgcatattatgttggcgctatataaatcttgtttattattattattattattaataataataataataataataataataatctgccacTTACTCCTCTTCTTCATCATTTGTGAATAAGTTTAAACGGAAGATGTAGTCAGCACTGGAGGGCTTCTTCAGTTCCATACCACCCATTAGCTGTGCTAGGAGGTTTAACTCCTCTTTAGCCAAAGGATTTGGTGCAACATTCTCCTATAAAAGAAACTTGAAGAATTAGTGAAATATACAGAAATCTTACACTCCATGCTTGTATCTGCTAGAAACCATGGGAAGACATACGATCAAAAGGAAAGGCTCTCAAAGAatcattcttttttcttgctCTAGCCTCGACTTAATAAACTGGGTAAACACCAGTGGACCGGGTCCTGGTATAttgattttatacttttttttctgggaaaacaTATTCTGAGAACTAAAAATGGTTTGTTAAAACTAACTTGAATCTATCTTAGTAAAGGTAGACATTTGTGTAGTATatgcacataatataaaaatatcttcaaAGGGTCAGATTATTCCTGGGTACTCTTGTGTGTGGGTAGTGTAAAAAGAATGcaaccagcttaaaaatattACTGGTAGTTTAGAGTTGGCCTTACCTTTGTGTGTGATGCTGAACTTTTTAATGTTCCAGACATGTGAGTCTCCACGGAACGACTTACACTGTACCTGTTAACAAAGTCCACATTAATGTGCATTCATAAAGTGTTCCTGCAGTGTAGCATTCATGGCAATTTACCTtttagggtccattcacactGCTGTTTTGGTGTACTGTACATTACTGTGCGATGTGGTGTGCAACAGAGCTGCATTGCCCTAGTGAGCAAGGGTGGTATGCAACATgaatggctttgaaataaaaatgtcacatgcATTGTGGAAGCGAATGCATTAGAGCACACACATTATAACAACGCACTGCATCACTAAAAGTGTGAGTGGGCCCTACTGTTAGCCCCATCAAATGTTAGCTGTGTTATTAGGATAAAAAACTCATACTACAAACACATTAAATAGTTTTTTAGCGACTATGGCAGCTCTCGTGTTCGTGCTAACCCCTAAGTAAAAGCTGTGGTCACATTCAATCATCTTAAACTTACATTAGAGGTCTTATTTCATAAGCTGAATATTTCAAAACAGAACCGAAGTCCCACTGAAGCACAACCCTAGTTTTGCAGCTCCTCCACTTACCTTCCCTCCCCTCACTTAGAGACCAGTTCCCACTACAGCATTTTCAAAACTGCAGTGTGATGCCATTTATGTTGCTGTGTTCTATACAAGGGGAGCTTGAATCTGCTTCCCAATGtaccacaacacaaaaaaatgtgaatgctgTGCTATTAAAAGTTGTCACGCATTGTGTTGCAGTGAGTTGGCAAAGCATGTCTTGTATGTTATTAAGAATAAATGCACCAACACATATCTTGTTCAATGCTGTGGGTGTCAATGAGCATGTTTCCACATAGATATGATTGCTTTAATGCATCTCACTAGTGTTAACAGGCCCTTAACCATATCCCAGTTTTGcagcttatttttaaattttacccaTGCTGGCAATACATTTAGCATTTTTGTGTACATGTACCATATATGGTACACCCAACCCAGTGAACAGGACtttagatgtaattttttttttagatggaatACTGTGCAACCCATAGTTACACATACCCACaagtaaacaaatatgtttgAGTATACAATAGTGAGagctgtgaataaaaaaaaaaaacacatttctcacCCAGAAAACTCAGCAGAAATTATTTAGAAACACTATACAATGTGCTACTTATGGTATCCCTGTGGAATGCAGGTTCTCCCGAATCAAAGGTTTGTGTATAACATGATGGGAACAGTGTCTGATTTATTTTAGGGTGCAGGTTCTCCCAACTCTGACAAAATACTTACATATTGGTCCCCAGCTTAAGAACTCTGtcaccaaaaagatcataggAGCCTTCTCGAAGAGGGCTGACATAATTGCCACCATTTTGGAACTCTGCTCTCTTCACCTCTTCCCCTTTATAACTGAAAATCCTGTAAggagaacacattttaaaaacacaagtcACTTGAGTGAGAGCACCTGCTGGAGGGGAAGCGAGGGATGGGGTAATTAGATGCATTTTCTGTTCCCCTAGACAAAATGCATTCCTTTTAATGCAGAAGTAGTCCTACTGCAAGGGTAGTTTTTAATAATTCCTGGAGTTCAGTTTCAACAAACTTTTTGTTAGTCAATTGTATAGTTTCTTAACCAGAAGGTTTTGTCAGTAACAGTACTTTCTGTTGGCTGACAACACTAAGCTGCTGCTGGTTTACAAAAAGTAGTAGGGTTGTCAGCCTGTCATGTTCACTACTGGAGTTGGCCACTAGGCAGCCTTTGGAGCCTTTCAAATAGAAAATACTACTGCAAATAAAGAAGCTTACATGACATAGTGACAGTACTGCTGCTAACTATGAGTGATCTGGTCCAagtactggcaggatctccactatatttatgcaatatatttaaaaaaaaactatgaacagTGAAACATGAtgcaatacatattaaaaataagtatttatatacacCATAGCAGCTGCAGGTAATGGATTCACACATATctgaacagaacaaaaaatgttttacttgtaaTAAGAACTTCTTTTAAATACCTTTTGGTCTGCATctttttaaagtcatttaaaTATTACCTGTCACTCACCTAATAAGACCCGGTACTTCAGTTCCCCAAGGAACAGGGCCAGAAGTTGGCAGCACAAAACGCCCATTAGAGTTTTGGACTTTATCTTTTAGGAAAATCGAGACCTTTGGAACAAATAGTGaaaaattaggggaaaaaaaagatatagaattTGAAATGTATGAAGGAATCTACCAAAAACTATCCAAACTGTCCATAGAAAGTCAGATCATTCTTTCCGTTTTCCACTGCAACACAGAAACCATGAATATACTGTTTTAGGTAACACCTGTTTTAGGTGGAAACAAATCTTATGTTACTTATAATTCTTCTAGAAGCTGGAAGAAAATGCCTGGCAATCTACATTAGTTACCAGCATCATCATTATCCCTACCCCTAAACCTAAAACACAGGTTtcatataatatttgtaataatttatattcacAAATACATAAATGGAGATGAGATAAAGACAACAATTTGGATTTTATGATGTTTGCCttgctttgtttttgtacattattaGCTATTTTCAGGCCAGGGAATAGGTGATTTTATTATGCTTCCATTAGGGCATTCTTGACACATACTAttcaatataatttacatattatttatatacacatatggtattaaaaagtaaaaactgagcCGGAATtttcttttctagttttaaaatgcaaaaataataccTGTAGCAACTCTGTGTCACTTAATTTAcgaaaagtgagaaaaaatctcCCTAATGCAAGGGATCGTCCTTTATTTGATAGCTGTCATCACACCAGAAAGGTTTTATTGAGAGATTTTATTTTGGTCCTgtctcagaagagcttacaatctaagagacctACATCTATAAAAATACATCACATTATAAATATAACTCTGAAAAATGTCTTACCCTTATATGCATGTCCTGGAAGAAGATCAGCAAAGTTTGCCTAATCAGCTGAAACTCACCAGCAGGTAGACAATTATACATCTGGAGATAAAATAAGATTCAAAAACTAtaaattctgcaaataaaaaaaacgaaaaaatatttttatgaactcTTCTGATCTAAATGCACATGAAACCTGCATTAAAAACATGTCTCTAAGTTCTATATTGCTGGACCTAGGCAAAAAGACATAAGGACTTTTTGCCTAGGTCCTTTTTGCctgaacccaaagcacttctatttaaacaacaggcaaggtcacattgggaccctggtcacgtgcccaaattataagtgcaatgggaattaatctagggaattgacacaggaatttgaacagatttggacatataattatactctgcaaatTCTATCTTGcacctttggactgatttatccacctggactccactacatcctctgctgctgctaacATTCTAAACTGATATTTCATCATACCATTTCTTTGACTGAATCttcatccttcactcctggaacaagtttacaagcctcacttgaacccatattattggactgcttctcttggacttcagattgccacattgtttattgtactgtttCATCCACTTGGTTCAGAATACTTGGAGAATCCCGGATGAAGTCTTTGATGGCATCCATGTGATTGAAAGTAACTAACAAGATGTCCTTGGGTCGAGGACACAAAAGAACTTGATACTTGAAGGCCATAGTCATCAAGTCGTAGagctgaacaaaaaagaaaaaaatgctttaaggTTAGGTGCATCATCTTATAATGTCAGTCAGGATGAATCAAATACTTGCTACGTCCAATACCTGCTGAGGTTTTTCCTGAATCGCTGAACTTAATGCATTAACAGATGTCCGGCAGGAGAAAACACAGTGATTGATCAAGTATTGTGAATACATGGAGTAGGCAGGGAGTGGAGATACAGGCTTTtcaatacatgggctgccacaCTCATAAGTTTATCCACATTCATAGTAAAGGTAACCCATTGGGTAAACATTACAGGATCACTTTATGCAAGTCATCtatgatgcacagattctaaataatTCATAGTACATTATTATGTCTAACTAGTAAAATCTAAGCATTTCTGTGTATATAATAAGTGAGTAAAATACCTTGTCCATACTGGCTTGGTTCAGCCTCATGATGGAAGCATGGGCCAAGCGGTCAAATACTGTCCTGAGGGCTTTCTTGGAGTAGAGTTCTTGTGGCTTAAACAGTTCTTCCATAAACTTCTTGTTAAACATGGTGGTGATAATATCATTCATAACTGTAAAACAAATAGTGCCCATCCATAAGCAACAATTACCAGCAAATAATCCACCTTATGCTGATAGTTTCATAATGATACAAAGCTGCACCTGTACTGCTTAACAAAACATGCTGCAAAGAAGTTCGGAAACAAATGCCTTCTTCCATTATTTTTAGTACGTCTTGGGGTGTTTTAAAAGAATGTAAAGCCTTGCCACACATACCAATAAAATCATGCCCCCCAGGGCTCACCATTAGGGTTACTTTGTTTTGAATATGGTCATGTAAAGATGTAAGGTAGTAGAAAGGTACAATAGAAACACAGCAGCTGCGGACATTTCTCTTTATATACACCAGAAAAGATTTTTATAAGTTAGAGAAAACCAGCCTAGTACTAAGTATACATAGGGTGACAACTGACCTATTCCAGACCCTAAATCCCAGTCTAGTTGTCAGATTATAGTTTTACTTTATGGTGTGTTAAATGACTCACAACTGAATAGTATGTCTTTTAGTAAGCCCTAAGACTTGATAAATAAGGACTTTTGTATTAAGTGAAAGAATAATATTAGAGTTAAGAAAAGGGAAAGGCATGCAGTGTCACGGGGTCTATTTAggaagtagtgaatctgacacttattgaaacattccctgcagGAGAATTATTCACTgtcctttaaaacacatggacctgaaagtttctccaccagagaatgattccgtgattgtcagattcactgctttatatgtaGACCCCATTGTGTTGAACTGCAACTGACCAAGCATTTCTAATGTGAACTTGAATAAAGATCCCTACATATGTAGGCTGCTGCTTGGAGTTGGCagtataatagtaaataaaagtgAGAAGGATGAAAGTCTTGCTAACATATCTCCACTATTTATAACGTTGTccagttttaaaatgaaatttcagAATGTAATATAACTTTATGTCACCCTCTGCCATGCTGCACTATAAACTAACCTAGCCAAAACTAACTGCTA is a genomic window containing:
- the OSCP1 gene encoding protein OSCP1 translates to MSYIHHHESRQSGGGEQWKEGEANIFNTIFSFGALSFLNHPYIDDWTDEERKRVMNDIITTMFNKKFMEELFKPQELYSKKALRTVFDRLAHASIMRLNQASMDKLYDLMTMAFKYQVLLCPRPKDILLVTFNHMDAIKDFIRDSPSILNQVDETMYNCLPAGEFQLIRQTLLIFFQDMHIRVSIFLKDKVQNSNGRFVLPTSGPVPWGTEVPGLIRIFSYKGEEVKRAEFQNGGNYVSPLREGSYDLFGDRVLKLGTNMYSVSRSVETHMSGTLKSSASHTKENVAPNPLAKEELNLLAQLMGGMELKKPSSADYIFRLNLFTNDEEEEHAALTRPEELSYKVINIEASEDQERNKELSRIMGEFRSEETLVQSTSKGDDLLALMDGL